ATATTTTATATTTATCTAATCTCTCAAGAAGACCCCGTCCGCAAGGGCGGGGTAGTTCACTCACGCATTACCTTTTTAGATAATAATCAAACCATCTAAGATAATGTTTAAGCCTTGCAACCCTATGTTTGGGTTTTCCGTTCCTGGATAGGTCATGGTTTTCGTTCGCGAATAGAACAAGCTCTGCCTCTTTTCCTAGATACTTTAGCCCAGTATACATCTGCAAACCTTCAACTAGCCAGCATCTATAGTCTTCCATAGAATGTATAACAAGGAGAGGTGTTCGAACATTGGGTAAATATTTCAAAGGAGAATCTTCAGCTATCTTGCTTTCATTACTCCAGGGATCATAGCCTATTTGGTCCTTAGTAAAATGAGGACCTATATCCGACGTACCAAAAAAGCTGGTCCAACTTGCTATACTTCTGTCTGTAACAGCAGCCTTAAACCTATTAGTGTGCCCTATAATCCAGTTTGTCATAAAACCACCATATGACCCCCCAGCTACACCTAATCTATCAGCATCTAAAAGCTCGTGTGACGATAATATGTAATCCAAACCCTCCATAATATCTTGATAATCCCTTTTACCGTATGAACCCCTTATATCTGCAAATTTCTCTGTATATCCATCACTTCCTCTAGGGTTCATGTATACAACAGCATAACCAGCAGAAGCAAAGACTTGAAATTCATGCATAAATGAATTTCCAAAGCTAGTTTTTGGTCCTCCATGAATATATAATATTACCGGCACCTTTTGCGTATGCTCCTTTGGTAAAATAATCCAACCTTCTATCTGCTCGTTATCACTAGCTCTGAATGAGAATTTTTCTGGTTTAATAATTTCAATTTCATTATAGAGATCGCTGTTAAGACTGGTAATTTTTCTCTCACTCTTGTCCTTTACATACAGCTCTTCTAGGCTAAATGCGCTCATCGCCACAAAGGCAACTATGTTCTTCTTTACATCAACACCTTCTATGCTACGTTCTCCACCAAGCACTAAATGAGATTTACCCTCTTTTGGATTTATTCTGTACAAATGTGCAGATCCTTCGTCTTGTTGGTGGAAATAGATGTTGTCTCCTTCCCACAAGAGCATACTTGGTGCATGAGCTCCGTTTCTGACATCACTATTCAAGGAATTCGACTTATTTCTATCCACAGCTTCCAATTGATGAAGATATCCATCAGGTTCCACAAGCCAAAGGTGTGAGTGCGATGCAAAGCCGGAAGTAAGTTTATTACCTTTAATTGCTAGGAATTTATCATCTGGTGACCAAACAGCTTCTTCTATTTCCATGTCTGACGTTGTAATCTTCTGTTCGCTACCAGTGGCAAGGTCCTTAATCAAGAGGTCTGTAATATATGGCCTCATCTCATCCATCTGTGCAAGATAAGCGAGTCTATTTCCGTCATGTGATAAATGAGCTGCTGAAACATCGAAATCACCAGAAGTTAACTGTTTAACTTCTCCACTATTAATATCTACTTTAAAGGCATGCTTTCTCTGATTATATACATATCCACTTCCGTTGAACCAAAAACGGAATCGCCTGATTACTCTTACGTCGTCTTGCTCCTCCTTCACAATATTTGACAAAAATGTAATTGATGTTGAATCTTGACACCACTCAGCAGATTCTATTCCTTCCTTTCTTTTAACGACTAATTTTGCTTCTCCTCCATCTCTGTTTATCACATATAATGCATTTCCCTTTTCTTCTTTTGACATATTTCTTCTTGACAGAAAGAGCAGTTTTTTACCATCAGGAGACCATTTAGGAGAAAAATCTCTTCCACCATTGGTGAACTTGTAGAAGTTTGCTCCATCAATATCTGCCAGCCAAACATCACTAATGTAAGAGTCGTCTTCCAAATTAGCTTGGTGTACTGAGATGGCTATCCTACTTCTGTCAGGTGAGATTGAAGGTACAGATAGGCTCTTATATCTTGCAAAATCTTCTACTGCAACTGGTTTTAGCATATCATCATACAACATATATTCCTATTTATACCTCATCTAGGTGAACTACCCGCCCTTGCGGACGGGGTCTTCTTGAGAGATTAGATAAAATGGGTTGTAACAGAACAAATCTTTATTTTATTAAGGTAGAACATAGAATGACTGTGCGTTTACATAAATGATTATTTTAAAATATCAGCTTGAATATCTTTATACATCGTGATTTAGACATTACCATTCTGCAGTTTCCATAATTGTTTTATTAACCACAAATTCAAAGCCGAGGGTGATAACTATCATCGTGGCCGCCATCGTATAGTGGTAGTATCGGGGCCTGTGGAGCCCTGGGCAAGGGTTCGATTCCCTTTGGCGGCCCCATCAATGCTGATTATGCCAGATAATTTTATAATCTGTAGATCTATTGAGCAAGCTAAATGCAATATTTCGAAGCCTCAAAGATAGGACAGAAACGGACTGAAGAAGCAGCGCGACTTTTAGCTAGCGTCACTGGTTATGCAAAG
Above is a genomic segment from Conexivisphaerales archaeon containing:
- a CDS encoding S9 family peptidase, encoding MLKPVAVEDFARYKSLSVPSISPDRSRIAISVHQANLEDDSYISDVWLADIDGANFYKFTNGGRDFSPKWSPDGKKLLFLSRRNMSKEEKGNALYVINRDGGEAKLVVKRKEGIESAEWCQDSTSITFLSNIVKEEQDDVRVIRRFRFWFNGSGYVYNQRKHAFKVDINSGEVKQLTSGDFDVSAAHLSHDGNRLAYLAQMDEMRPYITDLLIKDLATGSEQKITTSDMEIEEAVWSPDDKFLAIKGNKLTSGFASHSHLWLVEPDGYLHQLEAVDRNKSNSLNSDVRNGAHAPSMLLWEGDNIYFHQQDEGSAHLYRINPKEGKSHLVLGGERSIEGVDVKKNIVAFVAMSAFSLEELYVKDKSERKITSLNSDLYNEIEIIKPEKFSFRASDNEQIEGWIILPKEHTQKVPVILYIHGGPKTSFGNSFMHEFQVFASAGYAVVYMNPRGSDGYTEKFADIRGSYGKRDYQDIMEGLDYILSSHELLDADRLGVAGGSYGGFMTNWIIGHTNRFKAAVTDRSIASWTSFFGTSDIGPHFTKDQIGYDPWSNESKIAEDSPLKYLPNVRTPLLVIHSMEDYRCWLVEGLQMYTGLKYLGKEAELVLFANENHDLSRNGKPKHRVARLKHYLRWFDYYLKR